From Alteromonas australica, one genomic window encodes:
- a CDS encoding beta-ketoacyl-ACP synthase III produces the protein MSKYSRFIGTGSYYPTDVRTNADLEGMVDTSDEWITDRTGIKERRIIGADETAATMGYEASKKAIEMAGIDPKSIDMIVCATTSGRYALPSTACEIQRLLSLDGIPAFDLAAACAGYCYALSVADQYIKSGMAKRILVIGTDCLSRLIDPSDRTMVILFGDAAGATIIEASDEPGILSTHIHAAGSYGDLLYVGNPTRGDEQSVHENWGVMRGNEVFKVAVNKLSEVVEQTLAANDMQKADLDWLVPHQANFRIIKATAKKLDMSLDQVVLTLEKYGNTSAATVPTALDAAIRDGRIQRGQHLLLEAFGGGFAWASALVRY, from the coding sequence TTGAGCAAATATTCACGATTTATTGGTACCGGCAGTTATTATCCAACTGACGTACGTACCAATGCCGACCTTGAAGGCATGGTAGATACCAGCGACGAATGGATCACCGACCGCACAGGAATAAAAGAAAGACGAATTATTGGTGCAGATGAGACTGCTGCAACCATGGGGTATGAAGCCAGTAAAAAAGCCATTGAAATGGCAGGTATCGACCCTAAATCTATCGATATGATTGTATGCGCGACCACCAGTGGCCGCTATGCATTACCCAGTACCGCATGTGAAATTCAGCGACTTTTATCATTAGATGGCATTCCTGCATTTGATTTGGCCGCTGCGTGTGCGGGTTATTGTTATGCGTTAAGTGTGGCAGACCAATATATTAAATCAGGAATGGCCAAGCGCATTCTTGTTATTGGTACCGATTGTCTAAGCCGCCTTATTGACCCCTCTGACAGAACCATGGTGATTTTGTTTGGTGATGCGGCGGGCGCGACAATAATCGAAGCCAGTGATGAACCTGGTATTTTATCTACGCATATACATGCTGCAGGTTCATACGGCGATCTTCTCTACGTAGGCAATCCAACCCGTGGTGACGAACAGTCAGTGCACGAAAATTGGGGTGTAATGCGTGGGAATGAAGTCTTTAAAGTTGCTGTGAACAAGTTATCTGAAGTGGTAGAGCAAACGCTAGCTGCAAACGATATGCAAAAAGCTGACTTAGATTGGTTGGTGCCGCATCAAGCTAATTTCAGAATTATAAAAGCAACGGCGAAAAAATTAGATATGTCACTTGATCAAGTGGTATTAACCCTAGAAAAATATGGCAACACCTCGGCGGCAACTGTGCCAACAGCCCTTGATGCTGCTATAAGAGATGGCCGTATTCAACGCGGTCAGCATTTATTACTAGAAGCCTTCGGTGGTGGTTTTGCATGGGCATCTGCCCTTGTACGCTATTAA
- the plsX gene encoding phosphate acyltransferase PlsX, with translation MSKLTIALDIMGGDHGPPVILSAAIKAIQHHPDVNFTLCGDESIINPAIQVLSDAERRRVVVSHCDQVVDMGEAPTSALRHKKRSSMRKAIELVQAKEAHACVSAGNTGALLTLSFYLLKTLSGIDRPALVSMMPTASHHKVLLLDLGANVNCTPDILFQYGVMGSVLAQQVAGIASPRVALLNVGEEDIKGNAQVKSADQLFKDAPGINYIGYVEGDDIFTDHADVVVTDGFTGNVALKSSEGLAKLVVSEVKRHSQRNIYTRLMAKIAFPLLKSIYNSVNPDQYNGASLIGLRGIVIKSHGNASKDAFYYAIVQAMQEARMQVPDKIKTKIETVLLEQL, from the coding sequence TTGTCTAAGCTAACCATTGCGTTAGATATCATGGGGGGCGATCATGGTCCCCCTGTTATCCTATCTGCGGCTATAAAAGCCATCCAACACCACCCCGACGTTAATTTTACGTTGTGCGGTGACGAATCTATTATAAATCCCGCTATTCAAGTACTTTCTGACGCCGAACGACGTCGCGTTGTTGTGTCTCATTGCGACCAAGTTGTTGATATGGGCGAGGCGCCTACCTCTGCATTGCGTCATAAAAAACGTTCGTCTATGCGAAAAGCCATTGAGCTGGTACAGGCGAAAGAAGCCCATGCATGCGTGAGTGCAGGGAATACGGGTGCTTTATTAACATTGTCTTTTTATCTTCTTAAAACACTCTCTGGTATTGATAGGCCTGCTCTTGTCAGTATGATGCCGACCGCCAGTCATCACAAAGTCCTTCTCCTCGATTTAGGGGCTAATGTTAACTGTACGCCAGATATCTTATTTCAATATGGGGTAATGGGTTCGGTACTTGCACAACAAGTTGCGGGGATTGCGTCGCCTAGAGTGGCATTATTGAATGTGGGCGAAGAAGATATTAAAGGAAATGCCCAGGTTAAGTCTGCCGATCAGTTGTTTAAAGATGCGCCGGGGATAAATTATATTGGCTATGTGGAAGGTGATGATATTTTTACCGATCATGCCGATGTGGTAGTTACTGACGGTTTTACCGGTAATGTGGCCCTTAAATCTAGTGAAGGGTTAGCGAAACTGGTGGTCAGTGAGGTTAAAAGACACTCTCAGCGGAATATTTATACACGTTTAATGGCCAAGATTGCTTTTCCGTTACTGAAATCTATCTATAACAGTGTGAACCCCGACCAGTATAACGGCGCGAGTCTGATAGGATTGCGCGGCATTGTTATCAAGAGTCATGGAAACGCATCTAAAGACGCCTTTTATTACGCCATTGTTCAGGCAATGCAAGAGGCGCGAATGCAGGTTCCGGACAAAATAAAAACCAAGATAGAAACGGTATTGTTGGAGCAGCTTTGA
- the acpP gene encoding acyl carrier protein has product MSNIEERVKKIIVEQLGVKEEEVKPEASFVDDLGADSLDTVELVMALEEEFDTEIPDEEAEKITTVQSAIDYINANKDA; this is encoded by the coding sequence ATGAGTAACATTGAAGAACGCGTTAAGAAAATCATCGTTGAACAACTTGGCGTAAAAGAAGAAGAAGTAAAACCAGAAGCTTCATTCGTTGACGACTTAGGCGCTGATTCACTTGACACTGTTGAGTTGGTAATGGCGTTAGAAGAAGAATTTGATACAGAAATTCCTGACGAAGAAGCAGAAAAAATCACTACTGTTCAGTCAGCAATCGACTACATCAACGCTAATAAAGACGCATAA
- the rpmF gene encoding 50S ribosomal protein L32, translating into MAVQQNRKTRSKRGMRRSHDALTGATLSVDSTSGETHRRHHVTADGYYKGKKVIGA; encoded by the coding sequence ATGGCAGTACAACAAAATCGTAAAACGCGTTCAAAGCGTGGTATGCGTCGTTCACACGATGCATTGACAGGCGCGACTTTGTCTGTCGATTCAACGTCGGGTGAAACACACCGTCGTCACCACGTAACCGCTGACGGTTACTACAAAGGCAAAAAAGTAATCGGCGCTTAA
- the fabD gene encoding ACP S-malonyltransferase, with the protein MTKTACVFPGQGSQSVGMLKELADSYPQIEATFKEASDVLGYDLWDLVQNDTDGKLNETHITQPALLTASVATWRVLREQGLDVDYLAGHSLGEYSALVCGGALAFTDAVKLVEARGQFMQEAVPAGAGAMYAIIGLDDNAIADICQQTAIATGDVVAPVNFNSPGQVVIAGEKSAAEKAAQGCKEAGAKRALPLAVSVPSHCELMRPAADKLEEALASLNIHTPAINIVNNVDVTIETDEQSIKNALVRQLHCPVQWTRTVQYLADAGVERVIEVGPGKVLTGLNKRINKGLASLAVNTPESVEALKQ; encoded by the coding sequence ATGACTAAGACAGCTTGTGTTTTTCCGGGGCAAGGCTCACAAAGTGTGGGCATGCTAAAGGAATTAGCTGATAGCTACCCACAAATAGAAGCAACCTTTAAAGAAGCATCTGACGTGCTTGGTTACGACTTGTGGGATCTTGTGCAAAATGATACGGATGGCAAGCTAAACGAAACGCACATAACCCAGCCTGCGTTACTCACCGCCAGTGTGGCTACTTGGCGAGTTTTACGTGAACAAGGTTTAGATGTTGACTATCTGGCAGGCCACAGCTTAGGTGAATATTCTGCTTTAGTGTGTGGTGGCGCGCTTGCCTTTACTGACGCGGTAAAATTAGTAGAAGCGAGAGGCCAGTTTATGCAGGAAGCTGTACCTGCGGGTGCTGGCGCTATGTATGCCATTATCGGTCTAGACGATAATGCCATTGCGGATATTTGCCAACAAACGGCTATCGCTACTGGCGATGTTGTGGCTCCTGTTAATTTTAACTCGCCAGGTCAGGTGGTTATTGCAGGAGAGAAAAGTGCCGCTGAAAAAGCAGCACAAGGGTGCAAAGAGGCGGGTGCAAAACGTGCGTTACCGCTGGCCGTTAGTGTACCTTCACACTGTGAGTTAATGCGCCCTGCTGCGGATAAGCTTGAAGAAGCGTTAGCATCACTAAATATTCATACCCCTGCAATCAACATTGTGAATAATGTGGATGTGACCATTGAAACTGACGAGCAAAGCATAAAAAATGCGCTGGTACGCCAGTTACACTGCCCCGTTCAATGGACACGCACAGTGCAATACTTGGCCGATGCCGGTGTAGAGCGCGTGATTGAAGTTGGCCCAGGTAAAGTATTAACGGGGTTAAACAAACGAATTAACAAGGGGCTTGCCTCTTTAGCAGTGAATACGCCTGAGAGCGTAGAAGCGCTGAAACAATAA
- the rne gene encoding ribonuclease E codes for MKRMLINATQQEELRVALVDGQRLYDLDIESPGHEQKKANIYKGKITRVEPSLEAAFVDYGAERHGFLPLKEIARTYFPKGYRFEGRPNIKDVIKEGQEVIVQIDKEERGQKGAALTTFLSLAGSYLVLMPNNPRAGGISRRIEGDERTELKESLSKLDLPDGMGLIVRTAGVGKSFEELEWDLKVLLKHWDAISGVAAEREAPFLIHQESNVIVRAIRDYLRRDIGEILIDKTSIYEQALQHIQLVRPDFANRVKLYRGEVPLFSHYQIESQIESAFQREVRLPSGGSIVIDPTEALTSIDINSARATKGGDIEETALNTNLEAADEIARQLRLRDLGGLVVIDFIDMTPVRHQREVENRMKDAVRSDRARVQLGRISRFGLLEMSRQRLRPSLGESAHHVCPRCSGHGTIRGTESLALSILRILEEESIKENTGQIEAQLPVPVATYLLNEKRKSIQLLEKRHGVDLLLIPNANLDTPHYQVQRRRPDDVVSEASYEVDLMPAVEAETETTTAAPVKREEPALKGLVAPTAAPVVAPKEAPSKPADVPSLFSRIGKWLSDLFGSEESKEKETKEQQKPASKGHQSRQRNNDDRRRKPRKNNRRHGQQPQNKEGGDQEQRKPRQDQDEKRNNRNRKPRKAQQPRDEQQTTKPVDKAQSQDNSQEPQAQKKREVAERRKRRDTRRSVRVNKDEDTQVQAKNKVPAKAKPVKAMAAEEGNEKAPKTTKPKANESTPKQEQTQAPKKPKIDETDVIESKAQEEVTPSTPSTQDENANQTQDENGQKREGRGRSRRSPRHVRAAGQRRKKDAQNASEDGANVESNDTAQTQAAMPGKLESEVQSSETDAPVEPQVAVESTPSNEQSEAQPQAAETPAEATSPAKDVSQAPSEEDSTQADKPGLLEPASEEAADVVQDELQFDLTSPDADANAKPAKPRVKVPVEAQATPPKQVEIDLNHDGDSAEAPSAQESSADVAPEVVVEEKAQSSDADVADEKPVTPKSVKTSVINTSLAASSLGKRRASHPMTLPASVDDAFTDVALVAKADDTRPAITVCGKQALMRDVVGKASAPTTLPASVDVASQHVESAAESDEETESQAANS; via the coding sequence ATGAAAAGAATGTTAATTAATGCAACTCAACAAGAAGAGTTGCGAGTTGCCCTCGTTGATGGGCAACGTTTGTATGATTTAGATATTGAAAGCCCAGGACACGAGCAGAAAAAAGCCAACATTTACAAGGGTAAAATTACTCGCGTAGAACCTAGCTTAGAAGCCGCTTTTGTTGATTATGGTGCTGAGCGCCATGGCTTTCTCCCCCTCAAAGAAATTGCCCGCACTTACTTCCCTAAAGGTTACAGATTCGAAGGTCGTCCTAACATCAAGGACGTTATCAAAGAAGGCCAAGAAGTTATTGTCCAAATTGACAAAGAAGAACGTGGCCAGAAAGGGGCTGCATTAACCACCTTCTTGTCGTTAGCGGGCAGCTACCTAGTATTAATGCCAAATAACCCGAGAGCAGGCGGTATTTCTCGTCGTATCGAAGGTGATGAGCGTACAGAGCTTAAAGAATCATTAAGCAAACTTGATCTTCCTGATGGCATGGGCTTAATCGTTCGTACTGCGGGTGTAGGCAAGTCTTTTGAAGAACTTGAGTGGGATCTTAAAGTGCTATTGAAGCACTGGGATGCCATTTCTGGTGTGGCAGCTGAGCGTGAAGCTCCCTTCCTTATTCACCAAGAAAGTAATGTTATTGTCCGTGCTATTCGTGACTACTTACGTCGCGACATTGGCGAAATCCTTATCGACAAAACCAGCATATATGAACAAGCATTACAGCACATTCAATTGGTACGTCCTGACTTCGCAAACCGCGTAAAACTTTACCGTGGCGAAGTTCCATTGTTCAGTCACTACCAAATTGAAAGCCAAATAGAATCGGCATTTCAACGTGAAGTTCGCTTACCGTCAGGTGGCTCAATTGTTATTGATCCTACCGAAGCACTCACCTCAATTGATATCAACTCTGCCCGCGCCACAAAAGGCGGAGATATTGAAGAAACTGCGCTGAATACCAACTTAGAAGCAGCAGACGAAATTGCACGTCAGCTACGCCTACGTGATTTAGGTGGCTTGGTGGTTATCGACTTTATCGATATGACACCGGTAAGACACCAGCGTGAAGTTGAGAACCGGATGAAAGATGCAGTACGAAGTGACCGTGCTCGTGTTCAATTAGGCCGTATCTCTCGCTTTGGCTTATTAGAAATGTCACGCCAACGCTTACGTCCTTCATTGGGCGAGTCGGCACACCATGTGTGTCCTCGTTGCTCAGGTCACGGCACTATTCGTGGTACTGAATCTCTTGCGCTTTCTATCCTACGTATTCTTGAAGAAGAAAGCATCAAAGAAAACACGGGGCAAATTGAAGCGCAGCTTCCGGTCCCTGTTGCCACGTACCTGCTAAACGAAAAGCGTAAGTCTATCCAGTTACTAGAGAAGCGCCACGGTGTAGATTTATTACTTATCCCTAACGCAAATCTAGACACGCCACACTATCAAGTTCAGCGCCGTCGCCCTGATGACGTGGTGTCAGAAGCGAGCTACGAAGTTGATCTTATGCCTGCGGTAGAAGCAGAAACAGAGACCACAACAGCCGCCCCAGTTAAACGAGAAGAGCCTGCCCTTAAAGGTTTAGTTGCCCCCACCGCGGCACCTGTTGTTGCGCCTAAAGAGGCACCATCGAAGCCTGCAGATGTACCTTCTTTGTTCTCTCGTATTGGTAAATGGTTAAGCGACCTCTTTGGTAGCGAAGAAAGCAAAGAGAAAGAAACCAAGGAACAGCAAAAACCGGCAAGCAAAGGGCACCAGTCACGTCAGCGTAATAACGATGACAGACGTCGTAAGCCTCGGAAAAATAACCGTCGTCATGGTCAGCAACCACAAAACAAAGAAGGTGGTGATCAGGAACAACGTAAGCCACGTCAAGATCAAGACGAAAAACGTAACAACCGCAATCGCAAACCGCGTAAGGCGCAGCAGCCCCGTGATGAGCAACAGACCACTAAGCCGGTAGATAAAGCACAAAGCCAAGACAACAGCCAAGAACCGCAAGCGCAGAAAAAGCGTGAAGTTGCTGAACGTCGTAAGCGTCGTGATACACGCCGCAGTGTTCGAGTGAATAAAGACGAAGATACTCAAGTTCAAGCTAAGAACAAGGTGCCCGCTAAAGCGAAGCCTGTGAAAGCAATGGCGGCTGAGGAAGGCAACGAAAAAGCGCCTAAAACAACCAAGCCAAAAGCGAATGAGTCAACCCCTAAGCAAGAACAGACTCAAGCGCCTAAGAAGCCGAAAATAGATGAGACCGACGTTATTGAATCTAAGGCGCAAGAAGAGGTAACGCCTTCTACACCTAGCACACAAGACGAAAATGCTAACCAGACTCAGGATGAAAATGGTCAGAAACGAGAAGGCAGAGGCCGCTCACGTCGTTCACCTCGTCATGTTCGTGCAGCAGGACAACGTCGTAAGAAGGATGCGCAAAACGCATCAGAAGACGGCGCCAATGTAGAGTCTAACGATACCGCGCAAACCCAAGCAGCAATGCCCGGTAAGTTAGAATCAGAGGTCCAGTCTTCAGAAACAGACGCGCCTGTTGAGCCGCAAGTCGCTGTTGAGTCTACGCCAAGCAATGAACAAAGCGAAGCGCAACCTCAAGCCGCTGAAACGCCAGCAGAAGCTACGTCGCCAGCGAAAGACGTAAGCCAAGCGCCAAGTGAAGAAGACTCGACGCAAGCAGATAAGCCCGGTTTGCTAGAGCCTGCAAGCGAAGAAGCCGCTGATGTTGTGCAAGACGAACTTCAGTTCGATCTTACTTCTCCAGATGCTGATGCCAATGCTAAGCCAGCGAAGCCTCGGGTTAAAGTGCCTGTAGAAGCGCAAGCAACGCCACCTAAGCAAGTTGAAATAGATTTGAATCACGATGGCGATAGCGCTGAAGCACCAAGCGCGCAAGAAAGCAGTGCTGATGTGGCCCCAGAGGTGGTTGTGGAAGAAAAAGCTCAAAGCAGTGATGCTGACGTTGCCGACGAAAAGCCGGTAACCCCTAAGTCGGTGAAGACATCGGTTATCAACACGAGTTTGGCGGCAAGTAGCTTAGGTAAACGTAGGGCATCTCACCCTATGACATTACCGGCTTCGGTTGATGATGCATTTACTGATGTGGCACTAGTGGCAAAAGCAGATGATACACGTCCTGCCATCACGGTATGTGGCAAACAAGCGCTAATGCGTGATGTTGTTGGAAAGGCTTCTGCCCCTACCACGTTGCCGGCAAGCGTAGACGTAGCCTCTCAACATGTTGAGTCGGCAGCTGAAAGTGACGAAGAGACTGAGTCTCAAGCCGCTAACAGCTAA
- a CDS encoding Maf family protein — protein sequence MPQLVLASSSAYRKQLLANIGIHVETCAPDIDETPEDGESPINLAKRLAAEKAKKVARLNPNKIIIGSDQVALVDTGDGKKILGKPHTVENALAQLTLCQGKTVSFYTALSLCQHFGDGTAKQSTKDKEETCVTRVEETCVFFRRHSQAQLQAYIDAEQPLDCAGSFKCEGMGVLLFERITSRDPNTLIGLPTMLLHNMLDRHFNIDLLDLATQQRWACQ from the coding sequence ATGCCACAACTTGTGCTTGCATCTTCTTCCGCCTACCGCAAGCAACTACTCGCGAATATCGGTATTCACGTAGAAACCTGCGCACCGGATATTGATGAAACCCCCGAAGATGGTGAATCCCCCATAAATCTAGCAAAACGACTTGCTGCGGAAAAAGCGAAAAAAGTGGCGAGGCTAAACCCAAACAAAATCATTATTGGCAGCGACCAGGTTGCCCTCGTTGATACCGGGGACGGTAAAAAAATACTGGGTAAACCGCATACGGTTGAAAATGCCCTTGCACAACTTACCCTCTGCCAAGGAAAAACCGTTTCTTTTTATACAGCGTTAAGTTTGTGCCAACACTTTGGTGATGGGACGGCCAAACAAAGTACCAAAGATAAAGAAGAAACTTGTGTCACCCGGGTAGAAGAAACATGCGTTTTCTTTCGCCGCCATAGTCAAGCCCAACTACAAGCCTATATTGATGCCGAACAACCCCTCGATTGTGCAGGTAGCTTCAAATGTGAGGGGATGGGTGTTTTACTCTTTGAGCGTATTACCAGTCGCGACCCCAATACGCTCATTGGCCTACCCACCATGTTGCTTCACAATATGCTAGATAGACACTTTAATATTGACTTGCTCGACTTAGCAACTCAACAACGCTGGGCTTGTCAGTAA
- the yceD gene encoding 23S rRNA accumulation protein YceD → MQKVKLPHSVEPTKSAMKRSDYRGIMASKDMERLSEAVVRCSDDVDVEVQFEKDAQGLTIFHGHLGTQVTLICQRCNGELDYSLDVDFCFTPVQGGEQESEDIIPEAYEPVEVNDHGEVSLLQIFEDELLLSLPIVPLHAESACAVKRDDMSFGKIEPEQERKNPFAVLKELKRDQE, encoded by the coding sequence ATGCAGAAAGTGAAACTCCCTCATTCGGTTGAACCGACTAAAAGTGCTATGAAACGTTCCGATTATCGGGGCATCATGGCGTCTAAAGATATGGAACGATTGAGCGAGGCAGTTGTCCGATGCAGTGACGATGTGGATGTTGAGGTACAGTTCGAAAAAGACGCGCAGGGTCTTACTATATTTCACGGCCACTTAGGCACGCAGGTAACACTTATCTGTCAAAGGTGTAATGGTGAACTTGACTACTCACTTGACGTGGACTTTTGTTTTACTCCAGTGCAGGGAGGAGAGCAAGAGAGTGAAGACATCATTCCCGAGGCTTACGAACCGGTAGAGGTCAACGACCACGGAGAAGTTAGTCTGCTTCAGATTTTTGAAGACGAGCTATTGTTATCTTTACCCATTGTGCCCCTTCATGCAGAGTCGGCGTGTGCAGTGAAACGAGATGATATGTCGTTCGGAAAGATTGAACCGGAACAAGAGCGAAAAAACCCTTTCGCGGTTTTGAAAGAACTTAAGCGAGACCAGGAGTAA
- a CDS encoding HAD-IA family hydrolase, whose translation MRESRYKLVIFDWDGTLMDSAAKIINCMQLAADQCGVTVPSAEEVGHIIGISLKPAIKQLFNTDDEALAERLVLAYKEAFVSQDTTPCPLFDGVESLLASLKESGAILAVATGKARRGLSRAWQQTNTGHYFTTSRCADDAESKPSPDMLLQILDELDIQASDAVMIGDTTYDMQMAKSIGMDRIGVSYGVHAQVHLEALQPKAVVHSVSELQPLLLTSPALLSC comes from the coding sequence ATGAGAGAAAGTCGTTACAAACTCGTTATCTTTGATTGGGATGGCACGCTAATGGATTCCGCTGCCAAAATCATAAACTGTATGCAACTGGCCGCCGATCAATGCGGTGTTACCGTGCCTAGTGCTGAAGAGGTGGGGCATATCATAGGAATCAGCTTAAAGCCTGCCATCAAACAACTGTTTAATACCGATGATGAAGCTTTGGCCGAAAGGCTGGTCTTAGCCTATAAAGAGGCATTTGTGTCGCAAGATACCACCCCTTGCCCATTATTTGATGGGGTTGAATCTTTACTAGCATCGCTTAAAGAAAGCGGCGCAATTCTGGCTGTAGCCACAGGTAAAGCTCGCAGAGGGTTATCTCGTGCTTGGCAGCAAACCAATACAGGGCACTATTTTACCACTTCACGGTGTGCTGATGATGCTGAGTCTAAACCGTCACCCGATATGCTGCTGCAAATTCTTGATGAACTCGATATTCAAGCCAGCGATGCGGTGATGATTGGCGATACAACCTATGACATGCAAATGGCAAAGTCCATTGGCATGGACAGGATAGGCGTGTCTTACGGTGTCCATGCTCAGGTTCATTTAGAAGCACTGCAGCCTAAAGCTGTTGTGCATTCTGTAAGCGAACTACAGCCGCTATTACTGACAAGCCCAGCGTTGTTGAGTTGCTAA
- the rluC gene encoding 23S rRNA pseudouridine(955/2504/2580) synthase RluC encodes MKEQTPQKVQFVTVDADVAGQRIDNFLRTQLKGVPKSMIYRILRKGEVRVNKGRIKPEYKLADGDVVRIPPVRVSEGAPAPSPKLDKIASLESHILFEDDRILVMNKPSGIAVHGGSGLSFGLIEGLRALRPDAKFMELVHRLDRETSGCILIAKKRSALRHMHEQLRTGKMDKRYQALVAGEWPSTRFKVKAPLRKNTLQSGERMVSVGDDGKPSETRYRILQQFEGATLVEASPITGRTHQIRVHCLHAGHPIGGDPKYGDAEFDNQMRKIGLSRLFLHAHSISLIHPGTEERVKFTAPLDATLSATLNALSKHA; translated from the coding sequence ATGAAAGAACAGACTCCCCAAAAAGTACAATTTGTAACCGTAGACGCAGATGTGGCCGGCCAGCGAATTGACAATTTTCTGCGCACTCAACTTAAGGGTGTGCCCAAAAGCATGATTTACCGAATTTTGCGTAAAGGCGAAGTTCGCGTGAATAAAGGTAGAATTAAACCCGAATACAAATTGGCTGACGGCGATGTGGTGCGGATCCCTCCGGTGAGGGTGTCTGAGGGTGCACCTGCGCCTTCGCCAAAATTAGATAAAATCGCCTCCCTTGAGAGCCATATTTTATTTGAAGATGATCGTATATTGGTTATGAATAAACCTTCTGGCATTGCGGTGCACGGTGGCAGCGGATTAAGCTTTGGTTTAATTGAAGGGTTAAGGGCATTGCGTCCTGATGCGAAGTTTATGGAACTCGTGCACCGCCTGGATAGGGAAACCTCAGGCTGTATTCTGATTGCGAAAAAGCGGTCGGCATTGCGACACATGCATGAACAATTACGTACCGGCAAAATGGATAAGCGCTATCAAGCCTTAGTCGCAGGGGAGTGGCCTTCAACACGGTTTAAAGTGAAAGCGCCTCTACGTAAAAATACACTACAATCAGGTGAGCGCATGGTGAGTGTGGGCGACGATGGCAAGCCTTCTGAAACCCGCTACCGCATTTTGCAGCAATTTGAAGGGGCTACCCTTGTTGAGGCGTCGCCGATTACCGGGCGAACTCACCAAATCCGCGTGCATTGTTTACATGCGGGCCATCCCATTGGCGGCGATCCTAAATACGGCGATGCTGAATTTGATAACCAAATGCGTAAAATTGGCCTGAGCCGGTTATTTCTTCACGCGCACAGTATTTCTCTTATCCATCCTGGTACTGAGGAACGGGTGAAGTTTACTGCGCCATTGGATGCCACATTAAGCGCTACGTTAAATGCGCTTAGCAAGCATGCTTAA
- the fabG gene encoding 3-oxoacyl-ACP reductase FabG — MSHLEGKIALVTGASRGIGKAIATQLAEQGATVIGTATSDTGAAAITDYLSASGGKGLALNVTDKDSVETAIKEIAASYGGIDILVNNAGITRDNLLMRMKESEWQDIMDTNLTAIFTLSKAVLRGMMKKRFGRIVNIGSVVGSSGNAGQANYAAAKAGVIGFSKSMAREVASRGITINVVAPGFIDTDMTKALSDDQREAISKDIPANRLGEPEEIAATVAFLVSDGAAYITGETIHVNGGMYMG; from the coding sequence ATGAGTCATTTAGAAGGCAAAATAGCACTGGTTACGGGCGCAAGTAGAGGCATAGGTAAAGCTATTGCCACGCAACTTGCTGAACAAGGTGCAACAGTTATTGGCACAGCCACCAGCGACACTGGTGCTGCGGCAATTACTGATTACTTGTCCGCGTCAGGCGGGAAAGGACTTGCGCTGAATGTTACCGATAAAGACAGTGTTGAAACGGCCATAAAAGAAATTGCTGCAAGCTATGGCGGCATTGATATATTGGTTAATAATGCGGGTATCACTCGCGATAACTTGCTCATGCGCATGAAAGAAAGCGAATGGCAAGATATTATGGATACCAACCTAACAGCAATATTTACGCTGTCAAAAGCTGTACTTCGAGGTATGATGAAGAAACGTTTTGGCAGAATTGTTAATATTGGCTCTGTGGTAGGGAGTTCAGGTAACGCTGGGCAAGCAAATTATGCTGCCGCAAAAGCCGGTGTTATCGGCTTTTCAAAATCCATGGCGCGAGAAGTTGCTTCTCGAGGTATAACAATTAACGTTGTTGCGCCTGGATTTATCGATACAGACATGACAAAAGCGCTGTCTGACGATCAGCGTGAAGCCATTTCAAAAGATATTCCAGCTAACCGTTTAGGTGAACCTGAGGAAATTGCGGCCACTGTTGCTTTTTTAGTGAGCGATGGAGCCGCGTATATCACGGGTGAAACTATCCATGTAAACGGTGGCATGTACATGGGATAA